In one Macrobrachium rosenbergii isolate ZJJX-2024 chromosome 53, ASM4041242v1, whole genome shotgun sequence genomic region, the following are encoded:
- the LOC136834261 gene encoding LOW QUALITY PROTEIN: bifunctional peptidase and (3S)-lysyl hydroxylase Jmjd7-like (The sequence of the model RefSeq protein was modified relative to this genomic sequence to represent the inferred CDS: inserted 1 base in 1 codon; deleted 1 base in 1 codon), producing the protein MLNPEPDGKLKDCFLSLSSEAKELYLNDTVPVLEAIPSPLQFYRDWVAPNKPVIFKGAVKKWPAIKKWTIKYLREKIGEKHXSVAVTPNGYADAPQGEYFVMPEERNMMFKDFLDIMENPDSQPGVFYIQKQNSNFTEEFPEILGDAATDVPWFSEALGKEPDAVNFWMGDHRAVTSMHKDHYENIYCVVSGYKDFILLPPSDTPWIPYKSYAAGVYKETNPGKFVIEEDTETGVVPWVCIDPLKPDLDAYPQYKHSSPVHCRVHAGDALYLPSLWYHHVRQSHGCIAVNFWYDMEYDVKYNYYKFIQNLCWKEVEL; encoded by the exons ATGTTGAATCCTGAACCAGATGGAAAGCTGAAGGACTGCTTCTTGAGTCTGTCTTCAGAAGCCAAAG AACTGTATTTGAATGATACTGTTCCAGTCTTAGAAGCAATACCCTCACCTCTACAGTTTTATAGAGACTGGGTTGCTCCTAACAAACCAGTCATATTCAAAGGAGCAGTAAAGAAATGGCCTGCTATCAAGAAGTGGACCATAAAATACCTgag GGAGAAAATTGGCGAAAAAC GTAGTGTTGCTGTTACACCCAATGGTTATGCAGATGCCCCACAAGGTGAATATTTTGTTATGCCAGAAGAACGGAACATGATGTTCAAGGACTTCTTGGATATCATGGAGAACCCTGATTCCCAGCCTGGT GTGTTTTATATCCAgaagcaaaattcaaattttacaGAAGAATTCCCAGAAATTCTAGGTGATGCTGCCACTGATGTTCCATGGTTTTCCGAAGCTTTAGGAAAAGAACCAGATGCCGTTAATTTTTGGATGGGAGATCACAGAGCAGTAACATCAA TGCATAAAGATcactatgaaaatatttattgcgTGGTGTCTGGctacaaagattttattttacttccgcCTTCGGATACACCGTGGATACCTTACAAAAGTTATGCTGCTGGTGTCTACAAAGAAACCAATCCAGGGAAGTTTGTTATAGAAGAGGATACAGAAACTGGGGTTGTGCCTTGGGTATGCATCGATCCATTGAAACCAGATTTAGATGCATATCCTCAGTATAAGCATAGCAGT CCTGTGCATTGCAGAGTACATGCCGGTGATGCGCTTTACCTTCCGTCCTTATGGTATCACCATGTTAGACAGTCTCATGGTTGTATAGCGGTCAACTTTTGGTATGATATGGAGTACGATGTGAAATATAATTactataaatttatacaaaacttaTGCTGGAAAGAAGTGGAGCTGTGA
- the Sras gene encoding CAAX prenyl protease 2, with translation MNNMCLNEVFACLLLSILYVGSLYIWNAAQGRDHPSTIKKRCISVFFMTIVSPFFIIWFGNGESEGQANLWLRMGLRIEGIIPALILPMILTFILFLGPLVQSHLSVPVTFTLKMYLDPLYWYNTAQNPIWWRNQVVAPFSEEFTFRACMLPILLQCFPSGKAIFIAPLFFGVAHLHHAVDRFRVGIELPAVILISCFQFLYTSVFGFYSSFLFIRTGHFLPLFAVHAFCNHMGLPELKDMWNKPTPLRNKLMVCHVVGLVAWYFLLYPLTDPSYYGNTLYSL, from the exons ATGAATAACATGTGTTTAAATGAAGTATTCGCCTGTTTGTTGCTCTCTATATTGTACGTAGGAAGCTTGTATATATGGAATGCCGCTCAGGGAAG agatcATCCATCCACCATAAAGAAGCGTTGTATAAGTGTCTTCTTCATGACCATTGTATCACCATTTTTCATCATTTGGTTTGGGAATGGAGAATCTGAAGGACAA GCAAATCTTTGGTTGCGGATGGGTTTAAGGATTGAAGGTATCATCCCTGCACTGATATTACCAATGATATTGACATTTATATTGTTCCTTGGCCCCCTGGTTCAGTCGCACCTGTCAGTGCCTGTTACATTTACATTGAAAATGTATTTGG ATCCTCTCTACTGGTACAACACCGCACAAAATCCCATCTGGTGGAGAAATCAAGTGGTTGCTCCATTTTCGGAAGAATTTACATTTCGAGCATGCATGCTACCAATTCTTTTACAGTGCTTTCCCTCGGGGAAGGCCATTTTTATTGCTCCATTGTTTTTTGGTGTTG ctcATTTACATCATGCAGTGGATCGATTTCGCGTTGGCATTGAACTTCCAGCTGTTATTCTTATATCCT GCTTCCAGTTTCTATATACAtcagtttttggattttattcATCCTTCCTCTTTATCAGAACAG GACACTTTCTCCCTCTTTTTGCCGTTCATGCCTTTTGCAACCACATGGGACTACCAGAGTTGAAAGATATGTGGAACAAACCAACACCCCTCCGCAATAAACTGATGGTTTGTCACGTGGTAGGTCTTGTAGCTTGGTATTTCTTGCTTTATCCTCTCACTGACCCATCATACTATGGAAATACCTTGTACAGTTTGTGA